Proteins from one Brevibacillus humidisoli genomic window:
- the uvrC gene encoding excinuclease ABC subunit UvrC: protein MKGGSIVSGIKEKLAVLPDKPGCYLMKNSAGEIIYVGKAKVLKNRVRSYFTGSHDGKTQLLVSEIADFEYIVTSSAIEALLLECNLIKKHNPRYNVMLKDDKTYPYIKVTNDRHPRLEITRKVKKDKAKYFGPYANAGAAQAVKKLLDRLYPLRKCKTMPKQVCLYYHLGQCLAPCVYEVDQAENERIVDEIVKFLDGGHEAMKQRLTEQMTEAAENLEFERAKELRDQIRNIEAVMEQQKVTFSDDVDRDIIGFAVEKGWMCVQVFYIRQGKMIERETTSFPYYGEEKEDFMSYLAQFYYDKQNALPKEILLPEESEPELLAQWLGVKVLTPKRGKKAELIQMARENARIALSEKFALMSKDEARTIQAVHNLGHILGIGTPNRIEAFDNSNIQGTEPVSAMVVFTQGRPDKKEYRKFKIKSVEGPDDYGSMREVIRRRYTRLLRENQPLPDLIVIDGGKGQISAAMDVLENELGLYIPVCGLAKDEKHKTAELLFGDPPQPVKLGRDSYEFYLLQRIQDEVHRFAITFHRQSRSKTLLSSRLDEIPGIGERRRKKLFQHFGSLKKMREATVEEYRQLGIGDKLAKEIIAHLQKTN from the coding sequence ATGAAAGGAGGATCGATCGTGAGCGGAATCAAAGAAAAACTGGCGGTGTTGCCCGATAAACCTGGCTGTTACCTGATGAAAAACAGCGCCGGCGAGATCATTTACGTCGGCAAGGCAAAAGTGCTGAAAAATCGGGTCCGTTCCTATTTTACCGGCAGCCATGACGGCAAGACACAGTTGCTGGTCAGCGAGATCGCTGATTTTGAATACATCGTCACCTCCTCCGCCATTGAGGCGCTGCTATTGGAATGCAATCTGATCAAAAAGCACAATCCCCGCTACAACGTGATGCTGAAGGACGACAAAACCTATCCGTATATAAAAGTAACCAATGACAGGCATCCCCGCCTGGAGATCACCCGCAAGGTGAAAAAAGACAAAGCCAAGTACTTTGGTCCATATGCCAACGCTGGAGCGGCCCAGGCAGTCAAGAAGCTGTTGGATCGTCTCTACCCGCTGCGCAAGTGCAAGACGATGCCGAAGCAGGTATGTCTCTACTACCATCTCGGGCAGTGTCTCGCACCTTGTGTCTACGAGGTAGATCAGGCGGAAAATGAACGAATTGTGGATGAGATTGTCAAGTTCCTCGACGGCGGACACGAGGCGATGAAGCAGCGTTTGACTGAACAGATGACCGAGGCGGCTGAGAATCTGGAGTTTGAACGGGCCAAAGAGCTGCGGGACCAGATTCGCAACATCGAAGCGGTGATGGAGCAGCAAAAAGTAACCTTTTCGGACGACGTGGACCGCGACATCATCGGGTTTGCCGTGGAGAAGGGCTGGATGTGCGTGCAGGTCTTTTACATCCGCCAAGGAAAAATGATCGAGCGTGAGACCACCTCTTTTCCTTATTATGGAGAAGAAAAAGAAGATTTCATGTCCTACCTGGCCCAGTTCTACTACGATAAGCAAAATGCCCTGCCGAAAGAGATCCTGCTGCCGGAAGAAAGCGAGCCGGAGCTGCTGGCGCAGTGGCTGGGGGTAAAGGTGCTGACGCCCAAGCGCGGCAAGAAAGCAGAACTGATCCAGATGGCCCGCGAAAATGCGCGCATCGCTCTGTCCGAAAAGTTTGCGCTGATGTCCAAAGATGAAGCGCGTACGATACAAGCGGTTCACAATCTGGGACATATCCTGGGGATCGGCACCCCTAATCGGATCGAAGCGTTTGACAACTCCAACATACAAGGGACGGAGCCAGTCTCGGCAATGGTTGTCTTTACGCAGGGACGTCCCGACAAAAAAGAATACCGCAAGTTCAAGATCAAGAGTGTGGAAGGACCGGACGACTACGGCTCGATGCGGGAAGTGATTCGTCGCCGCTATACGCGGTTACTGCGCGAAAACCAACCGCTGCCCGATCTGATCGTAATCGACGGGGGCAAAGGACAGATCAGTGCTGCCATGGATGTGCTGGAGAACGAGCTGGGGCTGTACATCCCAGTCTGTGGATTGGCCAAAGATGAGAAGCACAAGACGGCCGAACTGCTGTTCGGCGATCCGCCGCAGCCGGTGAAGCTGGGACGGGACAGCTACGAGTTTTACCTGCTGCAGCGGATTCAGGATGAAGTGCACCGTTTTGCCATCACCTTCCACCGGCAGTCGCGCAGCAAGACGCTGCTCTCCTCCCGACTTGATGAGATTCCGGGGATCGGTGAGCGGCGCAGGAAAAAACTGTTCCAGCATTTTGGCTCGTTAAAAAAGATGCGCGAAGCAACGGTCGAAGAGTACCGTCAACTGGGGATTGGCGACAAGCTGGCCAAAGAGATCATTGCCCATTTGCAAAAAACCAATTGA
- a CDS encoding ABC transporter ATP-binding protein, whose amino-acid sequence MLLELSNVGKSFGGITALRDVNFAVAEGEIVGLIGPNGAGKTTIFNMVTGIFAPTNGQIRFKGQPLDGIPSHKITGLGIARTFQNIRLFGHMTALENVKVGCHTWTRAGFWSSLLHTRKQREEERIVRAKAEELLAFVGLTEVADVRADTLAYGQQRRLEIARALATQPQLLLLDEPAAGMIESETAELMQLVQKIRDNGTTVLLVEHDMGLVMNLCDKVVCINFGVKIAEGTPDEVQNHPDVIEAYLGKEEEEAC is encoded by the coding sequence ATGCTGCTTGAACTGAGCAATGTGGGCAAGAGCTTTGGCGGGATCACGGCTTTGCGTGATGTCAACTTTGCCGTCGCTGAGGGTGAGATCGTCGGCTTGATCGGCCCCAACGGAGCGGGCAAAACGACGATCTTCAACATGGTGACCGGCATCTTTGCACCGACCAACGGACAGATTCGTTTTAAGGGACAGCCTCTGGACGGCATCCCCTCGCACAAGATTACGGGGCTGGGGATTGCCCGGACGTTTCAAAACATCCGTCTGTTCGGGCACATGACGGCACTGGAAAACGTAAAAGTAGGCTGTCACACTTGGACGCGGGCCGGTTTCTGGTCCTCGCTGCTGCATACCCGCAAGCAGCGGGAGGAAGAGAGGATCGTTCGTGCGAAAGCAGAAGAACTGCTGGCGTTTGTTGGTCTCACCGAGGTTGCCGATGTGCGGGCTGATACCTTGGCTTACGGGCAGCAGCGCCGTCTGGAGATTGCCCGTGCTCTGGCTACACAGCCTCAACTGCTGCTGCTCGACGAGCCTGCTGCCGGGATGATCGAGAGCGAGACAGCAGAGCTGATGCAATTGGTACAAAAGATACGCGACAACGGCACAACTGTACTGCTTGTCGAACACGACATGGGACTGGTGATGAACCTCTGCGACAAGGTGGTTTGCATCAACTTCGGGGTCAAGATCGCGGAAGGCACCCCTGATGAGGTACAGAACCACCCAGACGTGATCGAGGCGTATCTGGGCAAGGAGGAGGAAGAAGCATGCTAG
- a CDS encoding branched-chain amino acid ABC transporter permease produces MDLFNPYNLQVITFIVLNGILAISIYITLATGQLSLGHAGFMSIGAYMASILTKQADAPLLIALIAGGLFAGLIALLIGAPTLKLHGLYLAIATLGFGEVVRVIFLNLEITNGALGLTGLPSIGSSLYDRIKGLGLNADTFGLSVLEIKAALTLLFLVLLFAVVLFLTLRLHRSRIGRAFEAIKADETAARAMGLPVAYYKMLAFVLGAVLAGICGGLFAHITTTITPDDFNYHKVVEILSFAVIGGSEVVWGPLFGALILTSLPEVLRAVAEYKMIMYGAIMVLVMAFRPHGLIGADTFARLFRRRKKTPSQQAEEGM; encoded by the coding sequence ATGGATTTGTTTAACCCGTATAATTTGCAGGTAATCACCTTTATCGTCTTAAACGGCATTTTAGCCATCAGTATCTACATCACGTTGGCTACCGGACAGCTCTCGCTGGGTCATGCCGGATTTATGAGCATCGGCGCCTACATGGCCAGTATTTTAACCAAACAGGCAGACGCCCCGCTGCTGATCGCCCTAATCGCCGGAGGCTTGTTTGCCGGTCTCATCGCCTTGTTGATCGGTGCCCCCACGCTAAAACTGCACGGACTCTACCTGGCGATTGCCACCTTGGGCTTTGGCGAGGTAGTCCGCGTTATTTTTCTCAATCTGGAGATCACCAACGGAGCACTCGGTCTCACCGGTCTGCCGTCGATTGGCAGTTCCCTGTACGATCGGATAAAGGGACTGGGCCTCAATGCCGACACGTTTGGACTGTCTGTATTAGAAATAAAAGCAGCGCTGACACTGCTGTTCCTCGTGTTGTTGTTTGCTGTGGTGCTTTTCCTAACCCTGCGGCTGCATCGTTCCAGGATCGGTCGCGCCTTTGAAGCGATCAAGGCGGACGAGACTGCCGCCCGGGCGATGGGGTTGCCGGTTGCCTATTACAAGATGCTGGCGTTTGTGCTCGGAGCCGTACTGGCGGGGATTTGCGGCGGCTTGTTCGCTCATATCACAACCACGATCACACCTGACGATTTCAACTACCACAAGGTGGTAGAGATTCTCTCATTTGCCGTAATTGGCGGCAGTGAAGTGGTCTGGGGACCGCTGTTTGGCGCACTGATCCTCACCTCGCTGCCTGAAGTGCTGCGTGCCGTGGCGGAGTACAAAATGATCATGTACGGGGCGATCATGGTCCTGGTCATGGCGTTCCGACCGCACGGCTTGATCGGTGCCGACACCTTTGCCCGCTTGTTCCGCCGTCGAAAGAAAACACCGTCGCAGCAAGCAGAGGAGGGGATGTAA
- a CDS encoding branched-chain amino acid ABC transporter permease, whose protein sequence is MFWQQLVNGLTVGSTYSLIAIGYTLIFGVLGIINMAHGQIFIFGSLVGLYLITEVEMPLGIAFLTAIIVSAVLGLILEYTALRPLRKKNVPHLASLISTIGFAILVEEAMHKLFGADSRAVPVSLGSEMYDLGVVQVRGVDLIILTVSLVLMFVLHFWINRTKMGKAIRATAENNETASILGINTNMVIVATVVIASALGGVAGSLIGLAYSALIPSMGLNLGFKGLAVLILGGVGSITGAMVCGILLGIAEVFSVAYGDSSYRDAVAFGLIILILLFRPQGLFGRKV, encoded by the coding sequence GTGTTTTGGCAACAACTTGTCAACGGTCTAACGGTTGGCAGCACCTATTCGTTGATTGCGATTGGCTACACCTTGATCTTCGGGGTGTTGGGGATCATCAACATGGCGCACGGACAGATCTTCATCTTTGGTTCTTTGGTAGGCCTCTACCTGATTACGGAGGTGGAGATGCCGCTGGGGATTGCCTTTTTGACGGCTATCATCGTATCAGCCGTACTTGGATTGATTCTGGAATATACGGCACTGCGGCCGCTGCGCAAAAAGAACGTACCCCACTTGGCCTCCCTGATCAGTACGATCGGGTTTGCCATCCTGGTGGAGGAAGCGATGCACAAGCTGTTTGGCGCTGACTCGCGTGCTGTTCCCGTATCACTGGGCAGTGAAATGTACGATCTGGGAGTTGTGCAGGTACGAGGCGTAGATCTTATCATTTTGACTGTTTCATTGGTTCTGATGTTTGTTCTCCACTTCTGGATCAATCGGACCAAGATGGGGAAAGCGATCCGAGCGACGGCTGAAAACAACGAAACGGCCAGCATTCTCGGGATCAATACCAACATGGTGATCGTTGCTACCGTTGTCATCGCCTCCGCGTTAGGTGGCGTGGCCGGCAGCTTGATCGGTTTGGCTTATTCTGCGCTGATTCCGTCGATGGGCTTAAACCTTGGCTTCAAGGGACTGGCTGTGCTGATCCTCGGCGGTGTCGGAAGCATCACCGGGGCGATGGTTTGCGGCATCCTGCTCGGAATCGCGGAAGTTTTCTCTGTAGCTTATGGCGATTCGTCCTACCGGGATGCCGTTGCCTTCGGCTTGATCATTCTCATTCTCTTGTTCAGACCGCAGGGTTTGTTCGGGCGCAAGGTGTAG
- a CDS encoding ABC transporter substrate-binding protein, translating to MKKSRLLPSMLSILLGTSLLVGCGGQATTSSGGESGGESSSGGGGEIHAKIGVVSFLSGSGAAYGEAQKAGLELAQEELNEANKGKLKIDLLFEDSGGKKESAINAVNKLINQDNVVAIIGPTLSGEMFAAGPIASEAETPIFGISNTAEGINDIGEYVFRNSLPESIAIPAAMKKAVDKLGIKSVAFIYASNDDFSVSGFETMKKTAEELGLENLGESTFSIGDVDFSAQLTKIKELNPDALLVSGLYKEGSLIVKKARELGIESTIIGGNGFNNPKVFEIAGDASEGLIVATPFSPEKKDEKVQAFVKAFEAKYGKQPDQFAAQAYDALYIMSQSLLAAGEADRNKLRDSLAQLKDFEGVSGKLSFDENRNPIGEAVVVVGKGGKYVPFE from the coding sequence ATGAAAAAGTCACGGCTGTTACCATCAATGCTATCCATCCTGCTCGGAACGTCGCTTCTGGTCGGATGCGGCGGACAAGCCACGACCAGCTCCGGTGGCGAATCCGGAGGAGAGAGCAGCTCTGGCGGCGGTGGAGAGATCCATGCCAAGATCGGTGTCGTCAGCTTCCTCTCCGGATCGGGTGCAGCCTACGGTGAGGCGCAAAAGGCCGGTTTGGAACTGGCGCAGGAAGAATTGAATGAGGCCAACAAAGGCAAGCTGAAAATCGATTTATTGTTTGAAGATTCCGGCGGCAAGAAAGAGAGCGCCATTAATGCCGTCAACAAGCTGATCAACCAGGACAACGTCGTTGCCATCATCGGTCCAACTTTGTCAGGTGAGATGTTTGCAGCGGGGCCGATCGCGAGCGAGGCGGAGACGCCGATCTTTGGCATCTCCAATACGGCAGAGGGCATCAACGATATTGGCGAGTATGTCTTCCGCAATTCACTGCCCGAATCGATCGCCATCCCGGCTGCGATGAAAAAGGCAGTGGACAAACTGGGGATCAAGAGTGTTGCGTTCATTTACGCATCTAATGACGACTTTTCTGTCTCCGGTTTTGAGACGATGAAAAAGACAGCGGAAGAGCTTGGCTTGGAAAACTTGGGTGAGTCAACGTTTTCCATCGGCGACGTTGATTTTTCCGCCCAATTGACCAAGATCAAGGAACTGAATCCGGATGCGCTTTTGGTTTCCGGACTGTACAAAGAGGGGTCCCTGATCGTCAAGAAAGCACGTGAACTCGGCATTGAGTCTACGATCATCGGTGGCAATGGCTTTAACAACCCGAAAGTGTTTGAGATTGCCGGCGATGCTTCGGAAGGGTTGATCGTAGCCACACCGTTCAGCCCGGAAAAGAAAGACGAGAAAGTGCAGGCGTTTGTCAAGGCGTTCGAGGCCAAGTACGGAAAACAGCCTGATCAATTCGCAGCGCAAGCCTACGACGCTCTCTACATCATGAGCCAATCGCTCCTGGCTGCAGGCGAAGCTGATCGCAACAAACTTCGCGACTCGTTGGCACAGTTGAAAGACTTCGAAGGCGTATCTGGCAAACTCTCGTTCGACGAAAATCGCAATCCGATCGGCGAAGCTGTCGTCGTGGTAGGAAAAGGCGGAAAGTACGTACCGTTCGAGTAA
- the trxA gene encoding thioredoxin has protein sequence MAIVNATDQSFTQEVEQGAVLVDFWAPWCGPCKMIAPVLEKIDEEIGDKLKIVKVNVDENPESSGRFGIMSIPTLLVFKDGQPVDKIVGFQPKEALMATIGKHI, from the coding sequence ATGGCAATTGTGAACGCAACCGACCAATCATTCACGCAAGAAGTAGAGCAAGGCGCTGTATTGGTCGATTTCTGGGCTCCCTGGTGCGGTCCCTGCAAAATGATTGCACCTGTGTTGGAAAAAATTGACGAAGAGATCGGCGACAAGTTGAAGATCGTGAAAGTAAACGTCGATGAGAATCCTGAATCATCGGGTCGCTTCGGGATCATGTCGATCCCTACACTATTGGTCTTTAAAGATGGGCAACCAGTTGACAAAATCGTCGGTTTCCAACCCAAAGAAGCCTTGATGGCCACGATTGGCAAACACATCTAA
- a CDS encoding winged helix-turn-helix transcriptional regulator — protein MNKDYSQMCPKFEKAMELIGKRWTGLIMRVLMDGPKRFKEIKEQIPDMSDRMLTERMKELESCNIVVRHVYPETPVRIEYELTEKGKDLESVVDAIGEWADRWE, from the coding sequence ATGAACAAGGATTACTCCCAGATGTGCCCCAAATTTGAAAAGGCGATGGAGCTGATCGGCAAACGCTGGACCGGTCTGATCATGCGGGTACTGATGGACGGCCCCAAACGGTTTAAGGAAATAAAAGAACAAATCCCGGACATGAGCGACCGGATGCTGACGGAGCGGATGAAAGAATTGGAGAGCTGCAACATCGTCGTGCGGCACGTCTATCCAGAAACGCCGGTTCGCATCGAGTATGAGTTGACTGAAAAGGGGAAAGATCTGGAATCGGTAGTAGACGCGATCGGTGAATGGGCGGATCGGTGGGAGTAG
- a CDS encoding electron transfer flavoprotein subunit alpha/FixB family protein, with the protein MKKVLVLAEARDGQLRNVSFEALAAARTIADGGEIVAAAFGPGADAYAAALGEHGSSKLYTISDESLANYTPDGYSQALVAVIREVDPDAIVAGHTAIGRDLFPKVAARLGCGLVSDVTAVEAGPLFTRPIYAGKAFEKRKVTEGKTLVTIRPNNIQPAETEQGKTAEVVSVAAEIKDIRSIIKEVVRKTSGKVDLSEAKVIISGGRGVKSAEGFQPLEELADVLGAAVGASRGACDAGYCDYALQIGQTGKVVTPDLYIACGISGAIQHLAGMSNSKVIVAINKDPEAPIFQVADYGIVGDLFEVVPLLTQEFKKVLA; encoded by the coding sequence ATGAAAAAAGTACTGGTTCTTGCAGAAGCACGTGACGGTCAACTGCGTAACGTTTCGTTTGAAGCACTGGCGGCTGCGCGCACAATCGCCGACGGCGGCGAGATCGTGGCAGCCGCGTTTGGACCGGGAGCGGACGCCTATGCTGCAGCACTAGGCGAGCATGGGTCGAGCAAGTTGTACACCATTTCAGATGAATCGCTTGCCAACTATACACCGGACGGCTACAGTCAGGCACTGGTGGCTGTCATCCGGGAGGTGGATCCGGATGCCATCGTAGCCGGTCATACCGCGATCGGCCGGGATCTTTTTCCCAAAGTGGCGGCACGTCTGGGTTGCGGACTTGTCTCCGATGTGACAGCAGTTGAAGCAGGCCCGCTGTTTACACGTCCGATATACGCTGGCAAAGCATTCGAGAAGCGGAAAGTCACCGAGGGGAAAACGCTGGTGACGATTCGTCCGAACAACATCCAACCGGCTGAAACTGAGCAGGGGAAAACGGCAGAAGTGGTTTCGGTTGCTGCTGAGATCAAGGACATCCGCTCCATCATCAAGGAAGTGGTGCGCAAAACTTCCGGCAAGGTGGATCTGTCCGAAGCTAAGGTGATCATCTCAGGCGGTCGCGGCGTGAAGAGTGCAGAAGGTTTTCAACCGCTGGAAGAGCTGGCCGACGTGTTAGGGGCGGCAGTGGGAGCTTCCCGCGGCGCTTGCGATGCCGGTTACTGCGACTATGCGCTGCAGATCGGTCAGACCGGGAAAGTCGTGACACCTGATCTGTACATTGCCTGCGGCATTTCCGGCGCTATCCAACATCTCGCCGGAATGTCCAACTCCAAGGTGATCGTCGCGATTAACAAAGATCCGGAAGCACCGATCTTCCAGGTAGCTGACTACGGCATTGTCGGTGATCTGTTTGAAGTAGTGCCGCTCTTAACCCAGGAGTTCAAAAAAGTATTGGCATAA
- a CDS encoding electron transfer flavoprotein subunit beta/FixA family protein, with the protein MNILVVVKETFDTEEKIVIQDGKISDDGVEFIINPYDEYAVEEAIKLKEEHGGEVTVVSIGPDRVESRLRTALAMGADKAVLVDDESLFGDEYTTAKVLAAVAQKVGFDIILAGQMAVDSGAGQGGPRLAEELGINHVSTAVKLEVNGTSVRVERDIEGDLEVVETSLPILITAQQGLNEPRYPSLPGIMKAKKKPLERLSADDLGLAADQVTAKTEVVDQYLPPKKQAGRILDGEIKDQVSELVQLLRSEAKVI; encoded by the coding sequence ATGAATATCCTGGTTGTCGTAAAAGAGACATTTGATACAGAAGAAAAAATCGTCATACAAGACGGAAAAATCAGTGATGATGGTGTTGAGTTCATCATCAACCCTTATGACGAGTACGCCGTAGAGGAAGCAATCAAGTTGAAAGAGGAGCATGGCGGTGAAGTGACAGTCGTTTCGATCGGACCAGACAGGGTGGAGAGTCGGCTGAGAACAGCACTGGCGATGGGAGCGGACAAAGCGGTGCTGGTTGATGACGAATCACTATTTGGCGACGAATACACCACGGCTAAGGTATTGGCTGCTGTCGCCCAAAAAGTGGGCTTTGACATCATCCTTGCCGGTCAGATGGCGGTTGACTCCGGTGCCGGACAGGGCGGGCCCCGACTTGCCGAAGAACTGGGGATTAACCATGTCTCGACTGCGGTCAAGCTGGAAGTGAATGGAACTTCAGTGAGGGTCGAGCGTGACATCGAAGGTGATCTGGAAGTAGTGGAGACCTCGCTGCCTATCCTGATCACGGCTCAACAAGGGCTGAATGAGCCGCGGTATCCTTCCCTTCCAGGGATTATGAAAGCGAAAAAGAAACCGCTCGAGCGGCTTTCTGCTGACGATCTCGGTCTTGCCGCCGATCAGGTGACGGCAAAGACAGAAGTAGTAGACCAGTATCTGCCGCCGAAGAAGCAAGCCGGCCGCATACTGGACGGTGAGATCAAGGATCAGGTGTCGGAATTGGTCCAATTGCTGCGCAGCGAAGCGAAAGTGATCTAA
- a CDS encoding enoyl-CoA hydratase, with protein sequence MSYHNLKVVIKNRVALVAIDHPPANALNKSTLTELEAMLDSLEQDQQVKVIVLSGEGRFFVAGADIKEFTALSGDDAEAMAVAGQRVFNRIESYPKPIIAAINGACLGGGLELAMACHIRLAAAEAKLGLPELNLGIIPGYGGTQRLPRLVGRGKATQMILTSEMIGGDEAHRIGLVDAVYPLDQLLAEARQLAAAIADKSSVALRLALAAIQASTTETFEQGLAREAALFNEAFCSEDRKEGVAAFLEKRKPQFNDR encoded by the coding sequence ATGTCGTATCACAACTTGAAAGTGGTGATCAAAAACCGTGTCGCACTGGTAGCGATTGACCATCCACCGGCCAACGCGTTGAACAAATCGACGCTGACCGAACTGGAAGCCATGCTGGACTCGCTGGAGCAGGACCAGCAGGTGAAGGTTATCGTATTGAGTGGAGAGGGTCGTTTTTTTGTGGCGGGAGCCGATATCAAAGAGTTCACCGCCCTTAGCGGTGACGATGCGGAAGCGATGGCAGTAGCCGGACAGCGGGTGTTTAACCGCATTGAATCGTACCCAAAACCGATTATTGCCGCTATTAATGGCGCTTGCCTCGGTGGAGGCTTGGAACTGGCAATGGCTTGTCATATTCGCCTGGCAGCAGCAGAAGCCAAGCTGGGTTTGCCGGAGCTTAACCTGGGGATTATTCCCGGATACGGAGGCACACAGCGACTGCCCAGACTAGTCGGTCGAGGCAAGGCGACACAAATGATCCTAACCTCTGAAATGATTGGGGGAGACGAAGCGCATCGCATCGGTCTGGTTGACGCGGTCTACCCACTCGACCAACTGTTGGCGGAGGCCCGTCAGTTGGCGGCGGCGATTGCCGACAAAAGCAGTGTGGCCCTTCGCCTGGCGCTTGCAGCGATTCAGGCCAGTACGACCGAGACGTTTGAGCAGGGTCTTGCCCGTGAAGCGGCGTTGTTTAACGAAGCATTCTGCTCAGAGGATCGGAAGGAAGGCGTCGCCGCATTCCTGGAAAAGCGAAAACCCCAGTTTAACGATCGATAA
- a CDS encoding TetR/AcrR family transcriptional regulator gives MAKKTGEKYQAIIDAAVRVIAKHGYHNAQVSRIAKEAKVADGTIYLYFENKDDILISLFNEKMGRFIETCRQRIEEAESIEEKVYVLIHAHLSQLAQAPELAIVTQIELRQSNPLIREGIGEVMKGYFNLIDSVVREGMQQEVFRPDIDIRSARMMIFGTLDEAATTWIMKQCKYDLVSHVKPIHNLFLHGLMKH, from the coding sequence ATGGCGAAAAAAACGGGGGAAAAATATCAAGCCATTATCGATGCAGCGGTTCGCGTGATTGCGAAGCACGGGTATCACAACGCACAGGTATCCCGCATCGCAAAAGAGGCGAAGGTAGCTGACGGTACGATCTACCTCTACTTTGAGAACAAAGATGACATTCTCATTTCTCTTTTCAACGAAAAGATGGGGCGATTTATCGAGACTTGCCGCCAACGCATTGAAGAGGCGGAGTCGATTGAGGAGAAGGTGTACGTCCTGATTCATGCACACCTGAGCCAGCTGGCCCAAGCTCCGGAACTGGCCATCGTCACGCAGATTGAATTGCGTCAATCCAATCCGCTGATCCGAGAGGGGATCGGCGAGGTGATGAAGGGGTACTTCAATCTGATTGACAGCGTGGTGAGAGAAGGCATGCAGCAGGAGGTATTCCGTCCGGATATCGACATCCGTTCTGCGAGGATGATGATCTTCGGAACATTGGACGAAGCAGCGACCACCTGGATCATGAAGCAGTGCAAGTACGACCTCGTCTCTCACGTGAAACCCATCCATAACCTCTTCCTACACGGTTTGATGAAACACTGA